A genomic stretch from Camelus ferus isolate YT-003-E chromosome 17, BCGSAC_Cfer_1.0, whole genome shotgun sequence includes:
- the CHCHD4 gene encoding mitochondrial intermembrane space import and assembly protein 40, whose protein sequence is MAYCRQEGKDRIIFVTKEDHETPSSAELVADDPNDPYEEHRLILPNGDINWNCPCLGGMASGPCGEQFKSAFSCFHYSTEDVKGSDCVDQFRAMQECMQKYPDLYPQEEEDEEEKPAAPAEEAAATEATATKEEEGSS, encoded by the exons ATGGCCTATTGCCGGCAGGAAG GGAAGGATCGAATCATATTTGTGACCAAAGAAGACCATGAAACTCCAAGCAGCGCAGAGCTGGTGGCCGATGACCCCAACGACCCATACGAGGAGCACA GGCTGATCCTGCCCAACGGGGACATCAACTGGAACTGCCCGTGCCTGGGGGGCATGGCCAGCGGCCCCTGCGGGGAGCAGTTCAAGTCGgccttctcctgcttccactACAGCACGGAGGACGTGAAGGGCTCGGACTGTGTGGACCAGTTCCGGGCCATGCAGGAGTGCATGCAGAAGTACCCAGACCTCTACccgcaggaggaggaggatgaggaggagaagCCGGCGGCTCCTGCAGAGGAAGCAGCCGCCACTGAGGCCACCGCGACCAAAGAAGAGGAGGGGTCTAGCTAA